Proteins encoded together in one Qingshengfaniella alkalisoli window:
- the folE2 gene encoding GTP cyclohydrolase FolE2, with protein MNAPAKPTVTSPDRTDAERALRILRKWVEEADDAEIADLDPVVGRLREDRAVSNYPDLSRVYPEHFEVTADYKAGLPDLQNGPASLIRGARAQIQHVGISNFRLPIRYKLREGGELMLETSVTGTVSLEPEKKGINMSRIMRTFYRHSERTFSFEVIEAVLDDYKTDLESLDARIEMRFSFPVRQKALRSGLEGYQYYDIALELIEHQGQRRKIVHLDYVYSSTCPCSLELSEHARRSRNQLATPHSQRSVARVSVEMLGEECLWFEDLIDICRKAVPTETQVMVKREDEQAFAELNAANPIFVEDAARLFCEHLRADKRIGDFRVVASHQESLHSHDAVSILTHGDTFEVNSLDPRMMASLHHIG; from the coding sequence ATGAATGCACCGGCCAAACCGACAGTAACCTCTCCCGACAGGACGGATGCGGAGCGTGCGCTCCGCATCTTGCGCAAATGGGTCGAAGAAGCGGATGACGCTGAAATTGCCGATCTTGATCCGGTGGTCGGGCGACTGCGGGAAGACCGTGCCGTATCCAATTATCCTGATCTGTCGCGCGTTTACCCCGAGCATTTCGAGGTCACGGCAGATTACAAGGCTGGCCTTCCCGATCTTCAGAACGGACCGGCGTCGCTGATCCGGGGGGCGCGGGCCCAGATTCAGCATGTTGGTATTTCCAATTTCCGACTTCCGATTCGTTACAAGCTGCGCGAAGGCGGGGAGTTGATGCTGGAAACGTCGGTGACGGGAACGGTCAGCCTTGAGCCCGAGAAAAAGGGCATCAACATGTCTCGTATCATGCGGACATTCTATCGCCACTCGGAGCGCACATTCAGCTTCGAGGTGATCGAGGCGGTGCTGGACGACTACAAAACCGACCTGGAGTCTCTGGATGCCCGGATAGAGATGAGGTTTTCCTTCCCCGTCCGACAGAAAGCGCTGCGGTCTGGGCTTGAAGGTTACCAATATTACGACATCGCGTTGGAACTGATCGAGCATCAGGGCCAACGTCGCAAGATCGTGCATCTGGATTACGTGTATTCCTCGACCTGCCCGTGTTCTCTGGAACTGTCTGAACATGCCCGCCGGTCCCGCAATCAACTCGCGACTCCACATTCGCAGCGATCCGTCGCGCGCGTGTCAGTAGAGATGTTGGGCGAGGAGTGTCTTTGGTTCGAGGATCTGATCGACATTTGCCGCAAAGCTGTACCGACAGAGACGCAAGTCATGGTCAAACGCGAGGATGAGCAGGCCTTCGCCGAACTGAATGCAGCCAATCCGATATTTGTTGAAGACGCTGCCAGGCTGTTCTGCGAACACCTTCGGGCTGACAAGCGTATCGGCGATTTCCGCGTGGTGGCCAGCCATCAGGAAAGCCTGCACAGCCATGATGCCGTGAGCATTCTGACGCATGGTGATACCTTTGAGGTCAACAGCCTTGATCCCAGAATGATGGCCAGTCTGCATCATATAGGCTGA
- the metZ gene encoding O-succinylhomoserine sulfhydrylase, whose protein sequence is MTKDWNTRTKLVHAGTRRSQYNEVSEAIFLTQGFVYDTAEQAEARFIETGEDEFIYARYGNPTVRMFEERIAALEGAEDAFATASGMAAVNGALVSMLKTGDHVVSARALFGSCLYILEEILGRYGVEITLVDGTNLDEWKAAVRPDTKAVFLEAISNPTLEVADIRGISDIAHAVGALVVVDNVFATPIFQKSLNLGADVIIYSATKHIDGQGRVLGGVVLGTKDFIRSTLEPYMKHTGGSMSPFTAWVLLKGLETLDLRCQAQANTARALADALKDHPALSKVIYPGLPDHPNHALAASQMDTGGTMLAIEVKGGRDAAFQVLNALEVFIISNNLGDAKSIITHPATTTHQRLPDEQKEILGISPGLIRISCGLEDSADLIADLTNALDGLGQS, encoded by the coding sequence ATGACGAAAGACTGGAACACGCGCACGAAACTGGTCCATGCAGGGACGCGTCGTAGCCAATACAACGAGGTCTCCGAGGCAATCTTCCTGACGCAGGGCTTCGTTTACGACACGGCCGAGCAGGCCGAGGCGCGATTTATCGAAACGGGTGAGGACGAGTTCATCTACGCCCGCTACGGTAACCCGACCGTGCGCATGTTCGAAGAACGCATCGCGGCACTGGAAGGGGCGGAAGATGCGTTCGCCACGGCCAGTGGCATGGCCGCGGTAAACGGTGCGCTTGTGTCCATGCTGAAGACGGGTGACCATGTGGTGTCCGCGCGAGCACTGTTTGGGTCGTGCCTGTATATTCTGGAAGAGATCCTTGGCCGCTACGGCGTGGAGATCACGCTGGTTGATGGCACCAATCTGGACGAATGGAAGGCGGCAGTCCGGCCGGACACGAAAGCCGTGTTCCTTGAAGCCATTTCCAACCCGACGCTGGAAGTCGCCGACATCCGCGGGATTTCCGATATTGCGCATGCGGTCGGCGCGCTGGTCGTCGTGGATAATGTATTTGCGACCCCGATCTTCCAGAAATCGCTAAATCTGGGCGCCGATGTCATCATCTATTCTGCGACCAAGCATATCGACGGGCAGGGGCGGGTTCTGGGTGGTGTCGTGCTTGGTACCAAGGACTTCATCCGCAGCACCCTGGAACCCTATATGAAGCACACTGGCGGCTCGATGAGCCCTTTTACCGCGTGGGTGCTGCTCAAGGGATTGGAAACTCTTGATCTTCGCTGCCAAGCGCAGGCGAACACGGCTCGGGCGCTGGCTGACGCGCTTAAGGATCATCCGGCGCTCTCGAAGGTGATCTATCCCGGCCTGCCCGATCACCCAAACCATGCGCTTGCCGCGTCACAGATGGATACGGGCGGCACGATGTTGGCCATTGAGGTCAAGGGAGGCCGAGATGCCGCCTTCCAGGTTCTCAACGCGCTGGAAGTGTTCATTATCTCGAACAACCTTGGCGATGCAAAAAGCATCATTACCCATCCTGCAACAACGACCCATCAGCGGCTGCCGGACGAGCAAAAAGAAATTCTAGGCATTTCGCCGGGTTTGATCCGTATAAGCTGCGGGCTGGAAGACAGCGCCGATCTGATCGCTGATCTGACCAATGCGCTGGACGGTCTGGGGCAGAGTTGA
- a CDS encoding glutathione S-transferase N-terminal domain-containing protein, producing MAQPIDLHYWPTPNGWKVSIALEEMALPYNLHLVNIGAGEQFEPNFLKIAPNNRMPAIVDHDGPDGQPISIFESGAILQYLARKTGQFYGSSEREKVAVEQWLMWQMGGVGPMAGQAHHFLKYAPAMDPPNDLPYAKDRYRNEVGRLYGVLDRQLAENEFVAGGFFSIADMAIWPWATLWEGQQQTLDDKPNLKRWLDQVGERPAVRKGKDLASENRANLEDDKTAQEILFKKQG from the coding sequence ATGGCTCAACCGATTGATCTGCACTACTGGCCCACGCCCAACGGGTGGAAGGTTTCCATCGCGCTGGAAGAAATGGCCCTGCCCTACAATCTTCATCTGGTGAATATCGGCGCGGGGGAACAGTTCGAACCCAACTTCCTGAAGATCGCCCCGAACAACCGTATGCCCGCCATCGTTGATCACGACGGGCCGGACGGTCAGCCCATTTCCATTTTCGAATCCGGGGCGATCTTGCAGTATCTGGCGCGCAAGACCGGACAGTTCTACGGATCGAGCGAACGCGAAAAGGTTGCCGTCGAACAATGGCTGATGTGGCAGATGGGCGGCGTTGGTCCCATGGCGGGACAGGCGCATCATTTCCTGAAATACGCCCCTGCAATGGACCCGCCCAACGACCTGCCCTACGCCAAGGACCGCTACCGCAACGAAGTCGGGCGACTATACGGCGTGCTTGACCGGCAACTGGCCGAGAACGAATTCGTAGCGGGCGGTTTCTTTTCGATCGCGGATATGGCGATCTGGCCTTGGGCAACCTTGTGGGAGGGTCAACAGCAGACACTGGACGACAAACCCAATTTGAAGCGTTGGTTGGACCAGGTCGGGGAGCGTCCAGCCGTTCGGAAGGGCAAGGATCTCGCCAGCGAAAACCGCGCCAATCTGGAAGACGACAAGACGGCGCAGGAGATCCTGTTCAAGAAGCAGGGTTGA
- a CDS encoding inner membrane-spanning protein YciB, whose translation MAERKVNPIMKLGLELGPIIAFFLAYGRLKDQVFTIGGTEYSGFIVVTAAFIPLLLVCTGILWVLSGKLSRMQIVTAVLVVVFGGMSIAFNDERFFKMKPSIIYAMFAGILGFGLLQGKSYLSYVMSEVVPLQDEGWMVLTKRVALFFAGLMVANEVIWRTMSTDAWVNFKTFGLPIATVAFFMLQGRLFSAYALPEEKKAGE comes from the coding sequence ATGGCAGAACGCAAAGTAAACCCGATCATGAAGCTGGGGCTGGAGCTTGGCCCGATTATCGCGTTCTTTTTGGCCTATGGCCGCTTGAAAGATCAGGTCTTCACCATCGGCGGTACGGAATATTCCGGCTTTATCGTGGTGACAGCGGCCTTCATTCCGCTTCTGCTGGTCTGCACTGGGATACTCTGGGTGCTGTCGGGCAAGCTGTCGCGGATGCAAATTGTCACGGCGGTTTTGGTTGTCGTGTTTGGCGGCATGTCGATTGCGTTCAATGATGAACGCTTCTTCAAGATGAAGCCGTCCATAATCTATGCGATGTTCGCGGGCATCCTTGGTTTTGGTCTGCTTCAAGGGAAATCGTATCTCAGCTATGTCATGTCAGAGGTGGTGCCGCTTCAAGACGAAGGCTGGATGGTGTTGACCAAGCGCGTGGCGCTGTTTTTCGCGGGTCTGATGGTCGCAAATGAGGTTATCTGGCGCACGATGAGCACGGACGCCTGGGTAAATTTCAAGACCTTCGGGCTGCCGATCGCGACGGTTGCGTTCTTCATGCTGCAAGGCAGGTTGTTCAGCGCCTACGCTCTGCCGGAGGAAAAAAAGGCCGGGGAATAA
- a CDS encoding EamA family transporter — protein MSAWLQSLEGTEAGHDLALVLALTAAFLHAIFGALQKGRHDPWLTRGAIDFCYGLIALPIALFIVPWPEPHMWPIFAGAFAIHVGYKLLQAMAYTKGAYTVVYPVVRGMGPLFTVIGAYIIFGETFSLIQWLGVGVLLAGIFGLAVYNLIHVDVDRENLVPALWLAVATGGFVALYTTYDAYGIRATADPFTFLAWFFLIDSLFMPPLAYRKWRRMENRPPLVPLMKRGLIGGLIAYGSFGSVMLATRLDKVGEAAVLRETSTVFAAVIGWVFLKEKVGPRRLALMALIALGAVIVEMGGR, from the coding sequence TGGTCCTTGCGCTAACGGCTGCCTTTCTTCACGCGATTTTCGGGGCTCTCCAGAAGGGGCGACACGATCCATGGCTGACACGCGGCGCGATCGATTTCTGTTATGGGCTGATTGCGCTGCCCATCGCGCTGTTCATCGTGCCTTGGCCCGAGCCGCATATGTGGCCCATCTTCGCGGGCGCCTTTGCCATCCATGTCGGGTACAAGCTGCTGCAGGCGATGGCCTATACCAAGGGCGCCTACACCGTCGTCTATCCGGTGGTGCGTGGTATGGGACCGTTATTCACGGTCATCGGGGCGTATATTATCTTTGGCGAGACGTTTTCGCTGATCCAGTGGCTTGGCGTCGGGGTATTGCTCGCGGGGATCTTCGGGTTGGCGGTGTATAACCTGATCCATGTCGATGTGGACCGCGAAAACCTTGTACCAGCGCTCTGGCTGGCGGTTGCCACGGGTGGTTTCGTGGCGCTTTACACGACCTATGATGCCTATGGCATTCGCGCGACGGCCGATCCTTTCACCTTCCTTGCCTGGTTCTTCCTGATCGACAGCTTATTCATGCCACCGCTGGCCTATCGCAAATGGCGGCGAATGGAAAACCGCCCGCCGCTGGTGCCATTGATGAAACGGGGGCTTATTGGCGGTCTGATTGCCTATGGCAGCTTCGGGTCGGTGATGTTGGCCACGCGGTTGGACAAGGTGGGTGAGGCGGCCGTCCTGCGCGAGACATCAACCGTCTTCGCAGCGGTAATAGGCTGGGTTTTCTTAAAAGAAAAAGTCGGCCCCCGACGCCTGGCGCTGATGGCCCTGATCGCGCTTGGCGCAGTGATCGTGGAAATGGGCGGACGATAG